Proteins encoded in a region of the Anopheles ziemanni chromosome 2, idAnoZiCoDA_A2_x.2, whole genome shotgun sequence genome:
- the LOC131294963 gene encoding uncharacterized protein LOC131294963: MSLRAIQKRDREKLSSSQRQQFISHQQQQQLLGPGVGAMNSGGGDASSTTTNTTAAAMKMTARSHYPDGPMMVVDGSAPAVPSVQSIIQSQNAKRKQKGNAPGNTLLTRPQSTLRRSSSYPTLGVRGSPSNIRSGLRSIKSEGDLCAGNHRHREGRGGVEAEGSGGVSRSSGSSFSTNNLYLGAKSEVCLKTLAVKNMQQHHSVQLFANGAPPTAGPGSVRSTGGASSTTTQQPSKRLYESRRTSELSGSDFGATNNKAELLHHKANHGSAVRIPIVGYEVMEERARFTIFKLRIENSISHTCWLVLRRYTDFVRLNNKLKTLFPHCTLVLPRKKWFGDNFSSGFIDNRIQGLQTFIDTILGDGLMRSCTAVRDFFCLDEPPSYSESMEESRVIFEAQEETISQLKQQLQTKEDLVSVLQTKLATEQNRNKILSNVIRNSVENCAKCSKSIDQQLKEAVHK; the protein is encoded by the exons ATGTCGCTACGCGCCATACAGAAGCGGGATAGGGAGAAATTATCGTCTTCCCAGAGGCAACAGTTTATCagccaccagcagcaacaacaactgcTTGGCCCTGGTGTTGGTGCAATGAATAGCGGCGGCGGTGATGCCAGCAGTACGACGACCAACACGACGGCGGCGGCCATGAAGATGACAGCCCGTAGCCACTACCCGGACGGTCCCATGATGGTGGTCGACGGCAGTGCACCGGCCGTTCCTTCGGTGCAATCGATTATACAGAGTCAGAATGCAAAACGGAAACAGAAGGGAAACGCACCCGGGAACACACTACTAACCCGGCCCCAATCAACGCTGCGGCGCTCCAGTTCGTATCCAACGCTAGGCGTGCGCGGTTCACCATCGAACATACGTTCGGGGCTGCGCTCGATCAAATCGGAGGGCGATCTTTGCGCCGGGAACCATCGTCATCGCGAGGGGCGTGGTGGTGTGGAGGCCGAGGGATCGGGCGGTGTGTCCCGGAGCAGTGGGAGCAGCTTTAGCACCAACAATCTCTACCTCGGTGCCAAGTCGGAAGTGTGTCTCAAGACGCTGGCCGTCAAGAATATGCAGCAGCACCACTCGGTGCAACTGTTCGCCAACGGGGCGCCACCAACGGCAGGTCCCGGGAGTGTCCGGAGCACCGGTGGGGCATCAAGTACGACCACACAGCAGCCGTCGAAGCGGCTGTATGAAAGCCGCCGGACATCCGAGCTGAGCGGCAGCGATTTCGgggcaacaaacaacaaagccGAACTGCTGCACCACAAAGCCAACCATGGCAGCGCCGTCCGCATTCCCATCGTCGGCTACGAGGTCATGGAGGAGCGGGCTCGATTCACG ATATTCAAGCTACGCATCGAAAACAGCATCTCGCACACCTGCTGGCTGGTACTACGCCGGTACACCGATTTTGTGCGATTGAACAACAAGCTCAAAACGCTCTTCCCCCACTGTACGTTGGTGCTGCCGAGGAAGAAATGGTTCGGCGATAACTTCAGCAGCGGTTTCATCGACAACCGGATACAGGGCCTGCAGACGTTCATCGATACGATCCTCGGCGATGGCCTGATGCGGTCGTGCACCGCCGTGCGAGACTTTTTCTGCCTCGACGAACCCCCATCGTACTCGGAGAGCATGGAAGAGTCGAGG GTCATCTTCGAGGCCCAGGAGGAAACGATCTCGCAGCTCAAGCAGCAACTGCAAACCAAAGAAGATCTGGTGAGCGTCCTGCAAACGAAGCTGGCCACGGAGCAGAATCGCAACAAGATCTTATCCAACGTCATTCG GAATAGTGTGGAAAATTGTGCCAAATGTTCAAAGTCCATCGATCAGCAGCTTAAAGAGGCTGTCCACAAATAG
- the LOC131294575 gene encoding protein spaetzle 5-like: MALEWSINHLSVLFIIFLYRIALASGIASPYPHPTLAPKYLPSCGTYGQPVCPFLPAAPGMTPKCATPGMTFCETNPDYPAYLIKQLVEALGFQRIIANEEQIDFNAYKPMEEEEHLHHHYHHFYGSFSQMEQPKPPVAGYSYNPPAQPTLQQQPSNMVSFDGPKQHPPPLVPQPIYIPKPQHSYNYNSYVKAPTFNRHNPTPGGQQGYFYPPPPRSSQVTQYSPADWLKRFARDLSDKHQRQARIAAMRRVDESVDPFDTEPTPFRLPAMLLNETSYEQLRGEARAKRQTAEALREPLCSVREKYITPQTALNTKGNWMFVVNQENSRQLVKTEVCSSTECSNLCSFPIGYSSRCEQRYVQKRLLTLDPSGRTLYVDTYWFPSCCVCSLYSGN; this comes from the exons ATGGCGTTAGAATGGAGCATCAATCATCTGTCGGTGCTATTT ATCATTTTCCTATATCGGATTGCACTCGCGAGTGGAATAGCGTCACCATACCCGCATCCTACACTGGCCCCAAAATACCTCCCATCCTGTGGTACATATGGTCAGCCCGTCTGTCCATTCCTGCCGGCTGCCCCGGGTATGACACCGAAGTGTGCCACCCCGGGGATGACGTTTTGCGAGACAAACCCCGACTATCCGGC ATATCTCATAAAACAATTGGTTGAGGCGCTCGGCTTTCAGCGGATTATCGCCAACGAGGAGCAGATCGATTTTAACGCCTACAAACCGATGGAAGAGGAGGAACATCTTCACCATCATTATCACCATTTCTATGGTTCCTTCAGTCAAATGGAGCAACCGAAGCCCCCGGTGGCAGGATATAGTTACAATCCGCCCGCACAACCAACGCTCCAGCAGCAACCCTCGAACATGGTCAGCTTCGATGGTCCAAAACAACACCCGCCGCCGCTCGTCCCCCAACCAATCTACATACCAAAGCCACAGCACTCGTACAACTACAACAGCTACGTGAAAGCACCCACCTTCAACCGTCACAACCCCACCCCCGGTGGCCAGCAGGGATACTTCTATCCCCCACCGCCGCGCTCGTCGCAGGTTACGCAGTACAGCCCGGCCGATTGGCTCAAACGGTTCGCGCGGGATCTCTCCGACAAACACCAGCGCCAGGCGCGGATTGCAGCGATGCGCCGGGTCGACGAGTCGGTCGATCCTTTCGACACGGAACCGACACCCTTTCGACTGCCGGCCATGTTGCTGAACGAGACGAGCTACGAACAGTTGCGGGGGGAAGCGCGCGCCAAACGGCAGACGGCGGAAGCGTTGCGGGAACCACTCTGTAGCGTACGGGAAAAGTACATCACACCGCAGACGGCACTCAACACGAAGG GTAACTGGATGTTTGTCGTGAACCAGGAGAACTCCCGGCAGCTCGTGAAAACAGAAGTTTGCTC GTCAACCGAATGCTCCAACCTGTGCAGCTTCCCGATCGGCTACAGTTCCCGGTGCGAGCAACGGTACGTCCAGAAGCGCCTGCTAACGCTCGATCCGTCCGGTCGGACACTGTACGTCGACACCTACTGGTTTCCGAGCTGCTGCGTATGCTCGCTGTACTCCGGAAACTGA